One part of the Pseudoalteromonas piscicida genome encodes these proteins:
- the tsaB gene encoding tRNA (adenosine(37)-N6)-threonylcarbamoyltransferase complex dimerization subunit type 1 TsaB, with the protein MKNNLLAIDASTEALSIALHYEGKFIRHFEVCPQQHSQKILPLVERILREADISLRELDGIVFGRGPGSFTGVRISTAVAQGLAYSSGLKLVGVSTLQAMAQQAYMEAAKSSVVSAIDARMGEIYLCQYNGETSGVIQPSTEETVIKPENIDFTSSGAAGVGTGWQAFSELATQLECEIIDNITLPDAYYMLFIADDSFTQGLSVDAADAQPQYVRDTVTWKKLPGRE; encoded by the coding sequence ATGAAAAATAACCTGTTGGCCATAGACGCCTCCACCGAAGCACTCAGTATTGCATTGCACTATGAAGGCAAGTTTATTCGCCACTTCGAGGTTTGCCCACAGCAGCATAGCCAAAAGATACTTCCCTTAGTTGAACGTATTTTACGCGAAGCCGATATCAGCCTTCGTGAGCTTGATGGCATTGTATTTGGACGTGGTCCTGGCAGCTTTACTGGTGTGAGAATAAGTACAGCGGTTGCTCAAGGCTTAGCATATTCTTCAGGTCTTAAGTTGGTTGGTGTTTCAACTTTGCAGGCTATGGCGCAACAGGCATACATGGAAGCAGCCAAGTCCAGTGTAGTGTCGGCAATAGATGCACGTATGGGTGAGATCTACTTATGCCAATACAACGGCGAAACTAGTGGTGTTATTCAACCAAGCACCGAAGAAACAGTTATTAAACCTGAAAATATCGACTTTACATCAAGTGGTGCGGCTGGTGTTGGTACAGGATGGCAAGCATTCTCAGAGCTTGCCACACAGCTTGAATGCGAAATCATTGACAATATCACGTTACCTGATGCTTATTACATGCTGTTTATAGCTGACGATAGTTTCACACAAGGCTTATCTGTGGATGCTGCTGACGCCCAGCCACAATATGTGAGGGATACTGTGACGTGGAAAAAGTTGCCAGGTCGAGAATAA
- a CDS encoding ATP-dependent DNA helicase: MAIAVEETIQNGGQCIAEAGTGTGKTFAYLIPAFQSKGKVIVSTGSKALQEQLFHRDVPTLKKVLNSGKKVTLLKGRANYLCPYRLSQHLSHVPTDDPDVMHQLAMVAKFASETHSGDLADCVGIEEDAKVLPYVTSTADNCLGKECPDYEDCYIRKARLKAVDADVVVINHHLFFADMAVKDLGFAELMPTADSYIFDEAHQLPEIASDYFGETISTKALQALINDLRVIYRSDIPDMLQLGKTLNKLETSVADLRLVFGGDGARGDWREALSNKPICDAMHRVIANLDFLYKVLKLCLDRSEKIEHPFEKVMTFKNQFERAFDTSQTGFSYWFETTRRFLSIHITPLDVSSKFAQIVKTTEASFVFTSATLSVDNSLEHFSRSLGLKPTSQFIVDSPFNYKQQALLCLPRYLPETRDDLMPHALVKLAKQVIEAAKGRTFLLFTSYRAMHLVYEGLNTALQYPIFMQGQASKRIILEQFIRHGNAVLLGTASFWEGVDVRGDTLSCVVIDKLPFASPDDPLLQARMRDAEMRGLEPFDAIQLPQAVIALKQGVGRLIRDANDKGVLIICDNRLVTRKYGQTFLSSLPDMSRTRDLNKAIRFLENIDKNEK, from the coding sequence ATGGCTATTGCGGTAGAAGAAACCATACAAAATGGTGGACAATGCATCGCCGAAGCAGGAACAGGGACGGGGAAAACGTTTGCCTATCTCATTCCTGCCTTTCAGTCTAAAGGTAAAGTCATCGTCTCAACCGGCTCTAAGGCCTTGCAAGAGCAATTATTCCATCGCGACGTACCGACCCTAAAAAAGGTGCTTAACAGTGGTAAAAAAGTCACTTTGCTAAAGGGGAGAGCCAATTACCTTTGCCCTTACCGTTTATCACAGCATTTAAGCCATGTGCCAACCGACGACCCAGATGTTATGCACCAACTTGCCATGGTTGCAAAGTTCGCTTCTGAAACACACAGTGGAGACTTAGCTGACTGTGTGGGTATCGAAGAAGACGCAAAGGTATTACCCTACGTTACCTCAACTGCAGATAACTGTTTAGGAAAAGAGTGCCCAGACTACGAAGACTGCTATATCCGAAAGGCAAGATTAAAGGCAGTCGATGCCGATGTTGTGGTGATCAATCATCATTTATTTTTTGCCGATATGGCCGTAAAAGATTTAGGCTTTGCGGAGCTAATGCCAACCGCGGATAGCTATATTTTCGATGAGGCACATCAATTACCAGAAATAGCCAGTGACTACTTTGGTGAGACTATCAGCACTAAAGCTTTACAAGCGCTTATTAACGATTTAAGAGTGATCTACCGTTCTGATATTCCAGATATGTTGCAACTTGGCAAAACACTCAATAAATTGGAAACCAGCGTCGCCGATTTGCGTTTGGTATTTGGTGGCGATGGTGCCCGTGGTGATTGGCGTGAGGCGCTGTCGAATAAACCGATTTGCGATGCCATGCATCGAGTGATAGCTAACTTAGACTTTCTCTATAAAGTGCTCAAGCTTTGTCTGGATAGAAGCGAAAAAATAGAACACCCATTTGAAAAGGTTATGACCTTTAAAAATCAGTTTGAACGTGCCTTTGATACCAGTCAAACTGGATTTAGTTACTGGTTCGAAACCACAAGACGCTTTTTATCTATTCATATCACGCCGCTTGATGTATCAAGTAAGTTTGCACAAATTGTCAAAACCACTGAGGCAAGCTTTGTATTTACCTCCGCCACCTTATCCGTTGATAATTCCCTAGAGCATTTTAGTCGTAGCTTAGGGCTTAAACCGACCTCACAATTTATTGTTGATAGTCCATTTAATTATAAGCAGCAAGCCTTACTATGCCTGCCACGCTATCTGCCGGAAACCCGTGACGACTTAATGCCACATGCGCTGGTAAAGCTTGCAAAACAGGTGATTGAAGCTGCAAAAGGGCGTACATTTTTACTATTTACCAGTTATCGCGCGATGCATTTAGTGTACGAAGGACTGAATACGGCACTGCAATATCCTATTTTTATGCAGGGTCAAGCATCGAAACGGATAATTTTAGAGCAATTTATTCGTCACGGTAACGCCGTACTACTTGGTACAGCCTCCTTTTGGGAGGGCGTGGATGTGAGAGGTGACACTTTGAGTTGTGTTGTCATTGATAAGCTACCATTTGCTTCACCAGATGACCCTTTATTGCAAGCGCGCATGCGAGACGCTGAAATGCGTGGATTAGAACCCTTTGATGCAATACAACTCCCCCAAGCTGTTATAGCGTTGAAACAGGGGGTTGGGCGATTAATTCGTGATGCTAACGATAAAGGTGTACTGATTATTTGCGATAATCGCTTAGTTACGAGAAAATACGGCCAGACGTTTTTAAGTAGTTTGCCTGATATGTCTCGCACGAGAGACTTAAACAAGGCAATTCGATTTTTAGAGAATATTGATAAAAATGAAAAATAA
- a CDS encoding tetratricopeptide repeat protein: MFIKSLIYTSCAVIILYSALTYAQQPNSQITMLESAFYHRQYQQVTKILNTLKDKELDAEIMAVSVAVAQNDDNKEALLNTLIKRHIDNAKVHFTAGNLWYQIKQQSNLFNKLSLVEKSNKHFIKAAELAPNNPEYLVSAAKALAIESGFWDSEKKASKAIVDRLKAMDDRYYNLAFMDYLQNTQNEELALKTVAYVGQHYAQDIVLIHRAANLLWTFSAKDAAQRLFTNGCLIEHIALSQLPTWRDVCVSSAYLALQQHGDKPRAVDAMERLLGKERVQDELHMEYLMLQAELYRVLKQNEKARSTYLQALNLTKMRSTERDIHRALAGLDDT, translated from the coding sequence ATGTTTATTAAATCGCTTATCTATACCTCTTGCGCGGTTATTATTTTGTATAGTGCTTTAACATATGCACAGCAACCCAATTCTCAAATAACAATGCTTGAGTCTGCTTTTTATCATCGTCAGTATCAGCAAGTCACTAAAATCCTTAACACGCTAAAAGATAAAGAGCTTGATGCTGAAATAATGGCCGTGTCAGTTGCGGTTGCGCAAAATGATGATAATAAAGAAGCACTGTTAAACACCTTGATTAAGCGTCATATAGACAATGCAAAGGTGCATTTTACTGCTGGTAATTTATGGTATCAAATAAAGCAACAGTCAAACCTTTTTAATAAACTTAGCTTAGTTGAAAAGTCTAACAAGCACTTTATAAAAGCTGCAGAATTGGCGCCAAATAATCCTGAGTACTTAGTATCTGCAGCGAAAGCATTAGCTATAGAAAGTGGCTTTTGGGATTCTGAAAAAAAAGCATCAAAAGCGATAGTTGATAGACTAAAAGCAATGGATGACCGTTACTATAACTTGGCTTTTATGGATTACTTACAAAACACACAAAATGAAGAGTTAGCCCTAAAAACGGTAGCTTATGTGGGTCAACATTATGCGCAAGATATCGTTTTGATCCATCGAGCTGCTAACTTATTGTGGACTTTTTCAGCGAAAGACGCAGCGCAGCGTTTATTCACTAACGGGTGCCTGATTGAGCATATTGCACTAAGCCAACTACCAACGTGGAGAGATGTTTGTGTTTCATCGGCTTATTTAGCGCTTCAGCAACACGGTGATAAGCCTAGGGCTGTTGATGCTATGGAACGCTTATTGGGAAAAGAGCGAGTACAGGATGAGCTGCATATGGAGTATTTAATGCTTCAGGCTGAGTTATACCGTGTACTGAAACAAAACGAAAAGGCTAGAAGTACGTACCTTCAGGCATTGAATCTTACCAAAATGCGTTCAACTGAGCGAGATATTCACCGGGCTCTCGCTGGACTAGACGATACATAA
- the hisG gene encoding ATP phosphoribosyltransferase yields the protein MSNSNRLRIAIQKSGRLSKDCQALLKQLGVKLNLREQRLIAHSTNMPIDVLRVRDDDIPGLVMDGVCDLGIVGENVLEEAQAERIRNEQFAEVTKLSKLDFGFCRLALAWPQEIGQQEKAWFNGKRIATTYPEILKQYLKRENIDASVVMLTGSVEVAPRAGLADAICDLVSTGATLEANGLMQGDTILESNACLIQNAALTDQSKLALIDKLMPRLKGVKQAKESKYIMMHAPKNKLDEVCALLPGTGQPTLLALAGSDEYVALHMVSSETLFWETMEELKALGANSILVMPIEKMME from the coding sequence ATGAGCAATAGCAACCGTTTAAGAATCGCAATCCAAAAATCAGGCCGTCTTTCAAAGGATTGCCAAGCCCTACTCAAACAACTTGGTGTAAAACTAAACCTACGTGAACAACGTTTAATCGCCCACTCTACCAACATGCCTATTGATGTACTTAGAGTACGTGATGACGATATCCCTGGCCTTGTAATGGACGGCGTTTGTGATTTAGGCATTGTAGGTGAAAACGTGTTAGAAGAAGCTCAAGCTGAGCGTATTCGCAACGAGCAGTTTGCTGAGGTCACTAAGCTTTCAAAACTGGACTTTGGTTTTTGCCGCTTAGCGCTGGCGTGGCCACAAGAGATAGGTCAACAGGAGAAAGCGTGGTTTAATGGCAAACGCATCGCAACCACCTACCCAGAGATTTTAAAGCAATATCTAAAACGTGAGAACATCGATGCCAGCGTGGTCATGTTAACAGGCTCGGTAGAAGTAGCACCTCGAGCAGGCCTTGCTGACGCCATTTGTGACTTAGTATCAACCGGTGCAACGCTTGAGGCTAATGGCCTGATGCAAGGCGATACCATCTTAGAATCTAATGCTTGCCTCATTCAAAATGCAGCATTGACTGACCAAAGTAAGCTTGCGCTGATCGATAAGCTAATGCCACGCCTTAAAGGGGTGAAACAGGCAAAAGAAAGCAAGTACATCATGATGCATGCACCAAAGAATAAGTTAGATGAAGTATGTGCATTACTTCCTGGCACAGGCCAGCCAACTTTACTTGCACTTGCTGGCAGCGATGAATATGTAGCACTTCACATGGTCAGCTCTGAAACCCTATTTTGGGAGACGATGGAAGAGTTAAAAGCGCTTGGTGCTAACTCAATTCTCGTCATGCCAATTGAAAAGATGATGGAGTAA
- the hisD gene encoding histidinol dehydrogenase — MFDWQQATSEQRSECLSRPAVKVGDKVKATVEKIIDNVAHNGDNALLAYAEQFDARVSPRIRVTGSELIESEFALTPELKSAIDQAYGNIKRFHQLQLPQSKKIESQPGVTCELRYQAIEAVGLYVPGGSAPLPSSVLMQGVCAQLSGAKTIVLATPVKGDCQIHPAILYAAKLCGVTDVIECGGAGAIAAMALGTNSVPKVNKIFGPGNSFVTMAKQLLSQSVPGLAIDMPAGPSEVLVIADKGANPEFIAADLLSQAEHGEDSQVILLASDSQLIEETEAAIERQLSKLSRVDIARAALKNSTLILVESIEQAFEISAEYGPEHLILQIRDAERFLPLVKNAGSVFVGDYTPESAGDYASGTNHVLPTYGYSKTYSSLNLMDFYKAYTVQTITKEGLRGLRSAILPLAQAEGLDAHANAVKVRLENNND, encoded by the coding sequence ATGTTTGATTGGCAGCAAGCCACCAGCGAGCAACGCAGCGAATGCTTGAGCCGTCCTGCGGTCAAAGTGGGTGATAAGGTAAAAGCAACTGTTGAAAAGATAATTGATAACGTCGCTCACAACGGCGACAACGCATTACTTGCTTATGCCGAGCAGTTTGACGCCCGTGTTAGCCCAAGAATACGGGTAACGGGATCAGAGCTTATTGAAAGCGAATTTGCATTAACACCTGAACTTAAAAGTGCTATTGACCAAGCGTATGGCAACATTAAGAGGTTTCACCAGTTGCAGTTACCACAAAGCAAGAAAATTGAGAGTCAGCCAGGCGTGACCTGCGAGCTCAGATATCAAGCGATAGAAGCCGTAGGTTTATATGTGCCAGGTGGTAGTGCGCCACTGCCTTCTTCTGTATTGATGCAAGGCGTGTGTGCGCAACTAAGTGGTGCAAAAACAATCGTGTTGGCGACGCCGGTCAAAGGTGATTGCCAAATACATCCTGCGATTTTGTATGCGGCTAAATTGTGTGGCGTTACCGATGTGATTGAATGTGGTGGTGCAGGTGCAATTGCTGCCATGGCGCTAGGTACTAACAGCGTACCAAAAGTGAACAAAATTTTTGGTCCAGGCAATAGTTTTGTCACAATGGCAAAACAGCTGCTTTCTCAGTCAGTGCCGGGACTTGCGATTGATATGCCAGCTGGCCCTTCAGAGGTGTTAGTGATTGCAGATAAGGGCGCTAACCCAGAATTTATCGCCGCCGATCTACTTTCTCAGGCGGAGCATGGGGAAGACTCGCAAGTAATATTATTAGCGTCCGACAGTCAACTAATCGAAGAAACTGAAGCTGCAATCGAGCGTCAACTAAGCAAGCTTAGTCGCGTTGATATTGCCAGAGCTGCGCTTAAAAATAGCACGCTGATTTTAGTTGAGAGCATAGAGCAAGCATTTGAGATCTCAGCAGAGTATGGGCCAGAGCACCTTATCTTACAGATAAGGGATGCAGAGCGTTTCCTGCCGCTAGTAAAAAACGCAGGCTCAGTGTTTGTTGGTGACTATACGCCAGAATCAGCAGGTGACTATGCGTCTGGCACCAACCATGTATTGCCAACCTATGGTTATTCAAAAACCTACTCAAGTTTAAACCTAATGGATTTTTATAAGGCTTACACAGTACAAACCATCACAAAAGAAGGCCTGCGTGGTTTGCGCTCTGCCATTTTACCTTTGGCACAAGCTGAGGGACTAGATGCACATGCGAACGCCGTCAAAGTGAGGTTGGAGAATAATAATGACTAA
- the hisC gene encoding histidinol-phosphate transaminase, whose translation MTNIALPNNIEKLKAYSSAKSAKLTGTTWLNANESPYARVLEMRFDNLNRYPDPQPQTVIDAYAGYAKVEQTNVLMTRGADEGIELLVRTYCEPAKDSIAIFTPTYGMYKVTADTHNIAINELSQDQLANDDVDTLTAAIGDAKLVFVCNPNNPTGAMQPASKVAALADKLKGRAIVVVDEAYIEFCEEKTCVELIKEFSNVVVLRTLSKAFALAGLRVGFMLASEALLAPVRKVIAPYPVSTVVAQIAATALTSDAITQMRRQVSILNLAKKKLIQWLQDSEFVSAILCGEGNFVTLQLTDKQFVEQAMRQGLIMRPFVLFGEDNWLRISIGNEQELKQVENWLKQCQVTEEVS comes from the coding sequence ATGACTAATATTGCGCTACCAAATAACATTGAAAAGCTTAAGGCCTACAGTTCTGCGAAAAGTGCAAAGCTAACAGGTACTACGTGGCTCAATGCCAATGAAAGTCCATACGCTCGTGTGCTTGAAATGCGCTTTGATAACTTAAACCGTTATCCGGATCCGCAGCCACAAACGGTAATTGATGCCTATGCAGGCTACGCAAAGGTCGAGCAAACAAATGTATTGATGACACGTGGTGCCGATGAAGGCATTGAGTTATTAGTACGCACATATTGTGAACCGGCTAAAGATAGTATTGCAATCTTTACCCCTACTTATGGTATGTACAAAGTTACGGCAGACACCCACAACATCGCTATTAATGAATTAAGCCAAGATCAGCTTGCCAATGACGATGTGGATACACTAACCGCTGCAATTGGCGACGCTAAACTTGTCTTCGTTTGTAATCCAAATAACCCAACCGGTGCAATGCAACCTGCCAGCAAAGTCGCTGCACTTGCTGATAAGCTTAAAGGCCGTGCAATCGTGGTCGTTGATGAAGCGTATATTGAGTTCTGTGAAGAAAAAACCTGCGTTGAGCTTATCAAAGAGTTCTCAAATGTTGTTGTGCTACGCACACTATCTAAAGCGTTTGCACTGGCAGGACTTCGCGTTGGCTTTATGCTAGCGAGTGAAGCGCTATTGGCACCAGTGAGAAAAGTGATTGCGCCCTACCCTGTTTCTACAGTTGTGGCACAAATAGCAGCAACAGCGTTAACGTCAGATGCGATAACGCAGATGCGTCGGCAAGTCTCTATTTTGAACCTAGCAAAAAAGAAGCTTATACAATGGCTACAAGACAGCGAGTTCGTAAGCGCAATATTATGCGGCGAAGGCAACTTTGTTACTTTACAGCTAACCGACAAACAGTTTGTGGAGCAAGCGATGCGTCAAGGGTTAATCATGCGGCCATTTGTGCTGTTTGGCGAGGACAACTGGTTGCGGATCTCTATCGGCAACGAGCAGGAATTAAAACAAGTAGAAAACTGGCTGAAACAATGCCAAGTCACTGAGGAAGTATCATGA
- the hisB gene encoding bifunctional histidinol-phosphatase/imidazoleglycerol-phosphate dehydratase HisB codes for MSAPYLFIDRDGTIIEEPITDKQVDSLEKLALLPNVIPALLQLQSFGYKLVMVSNQDGLGTDSFPQADFDAPQDKMMQILTSQGIRFEEVLICPHFDEDNCQCRKPKTGLLTELMRSGKVNLSKSFVIGDRQTDIQLAENLCIEGILYEDNWPAIVTQLTTLNRSAHIARNTKETQISVAINLDQQANGQISTGLGFFDHMLDQIRTHANLGLNIQAKGDLHIDEHHLVEDIGIALGQAFKTALGTKSQIARYGFALPMDECKAECQLDLSGRASFVLNADFTRDKVGDLDVQMVEHFFKSFADNAAVSLILSVSEGNAHHQVEGLFKAFSRAIRMAIATDASQQMASSKGCL; via the coding sequence ATGAGCGCCCCCTATTTATTCATCGACCGCGATGGCACTATTATTGAAGAGCCAATAACCGATAAACAAGTGGATAGTCTAGAGAAATTGGCACTATTACCCAATGTGATCCCAGCGCTATTACAACTGCAATCATTTGGTTACAAGCTAGTGATGGTATCTAATCAAGATGGCCTCGGCACAGATAGCTTCCCTCAAGCTGATTTTGATGCGCCTCAAGATAAAATGATGCAAATCCTAACAAGCCAAGGGATCCGTTTTGAGGAAGTTCTGATCTGTCCTCACTTTGACGAAGACAACTGCCAATGTCGCAAACCTAAAACAGGATTACTCACTGAACTGATGCGCTCTGGTAAAGTGAACCTTAGCAAATCATTTGTTATTGGCGATAGGCAAACCGATATTCAGCTTGCAGAAAACCTCTGCATTGAAGGTATTCTCTACGAAGATAACTGGCCCGCCATTGTGACGCAGTTAACCACCTTAAATCGCAGTGCACACATTGCCAGAAATACCAAAGAAACACAGATTTCGGTAGCGATAAATTTGGATCAACAAGCCAATGGGCAGATTTCAACAGGGCTTGGTTTTTTCGACCATATGCTAGATCAGATCAGAACTCACGCTAACCTTGGTTTGAATATACAGGCGAAAGGTGACTTACATATAGACGAGCACCACCTTGTAGAAGACATAGGGATTGCCCTTGGTCAGGCTTTTAAGACCGCGCTTGGCACAAAATCACAAATCGCACGTTATGGATTTGCGTTGCCTATGGATGAATGTAAAGCAGAATGTCAGTTGGATTTATCTGGACGCGCGTCTTTTGTACTTAATGCTGACTTTACACGAGATAAAGTAGGCGACTTAGATGTACAAATGGTTGAGCATTTCTTTAAATCCTTTGCAGATAATGCGGCTGTGAGTTTAATTTTGAGCGTGAGCGAAGGTAATGCCCACCATCAAGTTGAGGGCTTATTCAAAGCATTTTCTCGTGCTATTCGCATGGCAATTGCAACGGATGCGTCACAGCAAATGGCAAGTTCAAAGGGGTGTTTATGA
- the hisH gene encoding imidazole glycerol phosphate synthase subunit HisH yields MIAIINTGCANINSVRFAFERLGVTPEVITAPEKLARFERAILPGVGHANVAMKRLNEQGWAQAIADYQRPLMGICLGMQLLCESTEEGDIPCLGRIPGKVELLETNELTAPHMGWNNLCVVKPHALTTGLSEQDQVYFVHSFAHTINQSTLVSGEYGQAFSAIVANDNYAGMQFHPERSSKVGAQLLQNFINWQL; encoded by the coding sequence ATGATTGCAATTATTAATACTGGTTGTGCCAATATTAACTCAGTGCGTTTTGCATTTGAGCGCCTTGGTGTCACACCTGAAGTGATCACGGCACCTGAGAAATTAGCCCGCTTTGAACGAGCAATTTTACCTGGCGTCGGCCACGCCAATGTAGCAATGAAGCGGTTAAATGAGCAAGGCTGGGCACAGGCAATAGCTGACTATCAACGGCCTTTGATGGGTATTTGCTTAGGGATGCAGCTACTTTGTGAATCGACAGAAGAAGGTGATATTCCGTGCTTAGGTCGCATTCCTGGTAAGGTTGAGTTGTTAGAGACTAACGAGCTAACTGCACCGCATATGGGCTGGAATAACCTATGTGTGGTGAAGCCTCATGCGCTCACTACAGGGCTCAGTGAACAAGACCAAGTGTACTTTGTACACAGTTTTGCGCATACCATCAATCAATCGACATTGGTTTCGGGTGAGTACGGTCAAGCATTTTCTGCAATTGTTGCAAACGACAATTATGCCGGCATGCAATTTCATCCAGAGCGCAGCAGCAAGGTTGGCGCGCAGCTTTTACAAAACTTTATTAATTGGCAGCTATAA
- a CDS encoding 1-(5-phosphoribosyl)-5-[(5-phosphoribosylamino)methylideneamino] imidazole-4-carboxamide isomerase — MIIPALDVLENNIVRLYQGKYETAQFYPFDLAERLLEYQNAGAAKLHLVDLEGARDPSKKQWRTIQAATKALSVPFQVGGGIRSIDDVKQWLDAGAAQVVIGSMAVDKQQEVAAWIKACGADKFVIALDVNKTESGWSPATHGWLNDAKSDLFELLDFYVEQGVSDFLCTDISKDGTMTGPSFTLYEDITKHNGAIKVQASGGVSSLDDIARLTKQQVGGVILGKSLLEGVFSVEEALACYQNA; from the coding sequence ATGATTATTCCCGCTTTAGATGTATTAGAGAACAATATTGTTCGTTTGTATCAAGGCAAGTATGAAACCGCACAATTTTACCCATTTGATTTAGCCGAGCGTTTACTTGAATACCAAAACGCAGGCGCAGCTAAGCTACATTTGGTGGATTTAGAAGGCGCTCGTGATCCGAGCAAAAAGCAATGGCGCACTATCCAAGCGGCGACTAAGGCTTTATCTGTTCCCTTTCAGGTAGGCGGTGGTATTCGCAGTATTGACGACGTAAAGCAATGGTTAGATGCCGGAGCCGCCCAAGTGGTGATAGGCTCGATGGCGGTCGATAAACAGCAAGAAGTTGCTGCATGGATTAAAGCATGTGGCGCCGATAAATTTGTGATAGCACTTGATGTTAACAAAACCGAAAGTGGCTGGTCTCCTGCAACTCACGGCTGGCTAAATGATGCGAAAAGCGATCTATTCGAGCTATTAGATTTTTATGTTGAGCAAGGTGTAAGCGATTTTTTATGTACGGATATCAGTAAGGATGGCACGATGACAGGTCCATCGTTTACATTATACGAAGACATCACTAAACATAACGGTGCAATTAAAGTACAAGCATCAGGGGGGGTGAGCTCGCTTGACGATATTGCACGGCTTACAAAGCAACAAGTAGGTGGAGTGATACTTGGCAAGTCGCTACTTGAAGGTGTATTTAGCGTTGAGGAGGCTTTAGCATGTTATCAAAACGCATAA
- the hisF gene encoding imidazole glycerol phosphate synthase subunit HisF produces MLSKRIIPCLDVKDGQVVKGVKFQGHEVVGDILDLAQRYSEAGADELVFYEISASVEKRLLDVNWVAEIARHIDIPFCVAGGIKSVADAARVLEQGADKISINSPAIARPELIKELHDEFGKQCVVVGVDSFYDKQTQEYLVYQLTGDPNAASRTRYKTQEWVKRVQDLGAGEIVLNCMNQDGVRNGYDIAQLSAIRALCKVPLIASGGAGSMQDFVDVFKQTNVDGALAASVFHKGVIDIPKLKQFLINNDVAARQ; encoded by the coding sequence ATGTTATCAAAACGCATAATTCCTTGTTTAGACGTAAAAGACGGTCAGGTCGTCAAAGGTGTTAAATTTCAAGGCCATGAAGTCGTCGGTGATATTCTTGATCTCGCCCAGCGTTATAGCGAGGCAGGTGCTGATGAACTGGTGTTTTATGAGATCAGTGCTAGCGTCGAAAAGCGTTTGCTCGATGTCAATTGGGTAGCTGAAATTGCCAGACATATCGATATACCATTTTGTGTAGCTGGTGGGATTAAATCGGTGGCTGATGCGGCTCGAGTGCTTGAGCAAGGCGCGGATAAGATCTCCATTAACAGCCCTGCCATTGCAAGGCCTGAACTCATTAAAGAGTTACATGACGAATTTGGCAAGCAATGTGTGGTTGTGGGCGTAGACAGCTTTTATGATAAGCAAACTCAAGAATATTTAGTATACCAGTTAACTGGCGATCCGAATGCGGCAAGTCGTACTCGATACAAAACGCAAGAATGGGTCAAACGAGTTCAAGATCTTGGCGCTGGAGAGATTGTACTTAATTGTATGAATCAAGATGGCGTGCGTAATGGCTATGACATAGCGCAGCTCAGCGCGATTAGAGCGCTGTGTAAAGTGCCACTTATCGCCTCTGGCGGCGCAGGCAGTATGCAAGACTTTGTTGATGTATTTAAACAAACTAATGTAGATGGTGCTTTGGCTGCAAGTGTGTTCCATAAAGGTGTAATTGACATTCCAAAGCTCAAGCAGTTCTTAATAAATAATGATGTGGCGGCACGACAATGA